Proteins found in one Streptococcus iniae genomic segment:
- the rnhC gene encoding ribonuclease HIII — protein sequence MESIVMKTDAALEKKLRQTLKAYQISNNNHYVSFAAKYKGVTILLYTSGKLVFQGQEAKEVAKTFGYQDDSKQDHKADSNQMLALIGSDEVGNGSYFGGIAVVASFVTPADHAFLKQLGVDDSKQLNDIKIKQIAPLLEERIKHKALLLSPKKYNEMVGKGKAYNAVSVKVALHNQAIYLLLQEGLQPEKIVIDAFTSTSNYHKHLQKEKNHFSNPISLIEKAESQFLAVAVSSIIARYLFLENLDKLSQELGYTLPSGAGTQSDKVASQLLAAYGMSALEYSAKCHFANTQKAQAILHQKP from the coding sequence ATGGAAAGTATTGTGATGAAAACAGATGCTGCGCTTGAAAAAAAGCTCAGACAAACCTTAAAGGCATATCAAATCAGCAATAATAATCACTACGTGAGCTTTGCTGCCAAATATAAAGGCGTAACCATCCTCCTCTACACATCTGGGAAATTAGTTTTTCAAGGCCAAGAGGCTAAAGAGGTGGCTAAAACATTTGGTTACCAAGACGATTCCAAACAAGATCACAAAGCTGATTCTAATCAAATGCTAGCCTTAATTGGCAGCGATGAAGTTGGAAACGGCTCTTATTTTGGAGGAATCGCTGTTGTTGCAAGTTTTGTGACTCCTGCTGATCATGCTTTTCTAAAACAACTAGGTGTAGATGATTCTAAACAACTCAACGACATCAAGATTAAACAGATTGCTCCTCTTTTAGAAGAACGAATCAAGCATAAAGCCTTATTACTGTCGCCTAAAAAATACAATGAAATGGTGGGAAAAGGAAAAGCCTACAATGCCGTTTCAGTAAAGGTAGCACTCCATAATCAGGCAATCTATCTTTTATTACAAGAAGGGCTTCAACCTGAAAAAATTGTCATTGATGCTTTCACAAGCACTAGTAATTATCACAAACACCTGCAAAAAGAAAAAAATCATTTTTCTAACCCCATCAGCTTAATTGAAAAAGCTGAAAGTCAATTTTTAGCTGTAGCCGTCAGTTCAATCATTGCTCGATATCTTTTTTTAGAGAATTTAGACAAGCTTAGTCAAGAACTCGGTTACACCCTACCAAGTGGAGCTGGCACTCAATCCGATAAAGTCGCTAGTCAATTATTAGCAGCTTATGGCATGTCTGCCTTGGAATACAGTGCTAAATGCCACTTCGCAAACACTCAAAAAGCGCAAGCTATTTTACATCAAAAACCTTAA
- the recD2 gene encoding SF1B family DNA helicase RecD2: protein MEYYFSGTIDRIIFENASNFFKILLLTVEDTDSDMDDFEIIVTGTMADVIEGEDYTFWGELTQHPKYGQQVKLNRYERAKPTASGLIKYFSSDHFKGIGKKTAEKIVSIYGEHTIDKILEDPSKLDTISGFSKANRDAFVTKLKVNYGTEQIIAGLVELGISNNFAFQIFDLYKDDSVAMVKENPYRLVEDIQGIGFKMADSLAEEIGIASDSPKRFRAALLHCLLEQSISQGDTYIEARDLLEYAITLLEDSRQIECNPESVAKELSQLIADGKVHNVATRIFDASLYKAEEGIKKHLTRLMDHPLDKSIAETDIDTQIKNIEKKHQIQYDSVQKQAIIQALTSKVFILTGGPGTGKTTVIKGILEAYASIHELDLQGKDLPIILAAPTGRAARRMNELTGLPSATIHRHLGLNGDNDYQSMEDFLDCNLIIVDEFSMVDTWLANHLLGALSSDTQLIIVGDSDQLPSVGPGQVLADLLKISSIPQIALQKIFRQSEDSTIVDLANQMRQGLLPPDFKAKKADRSYFDALPQHIPSMVTKIVSAAINSGISEDEIQILAPMYKGQAGITNLNQLMQDLLNPLDGQSEFAFNDLKFRKNDKVLHLVNDTQQNVFNGDIGYITDLIPAKYTESKQDEIVMDFEGTEVSYPRNEWLKITLAYAMSIHKSQGSEFQVVILPITRQSGRLLQRNLIYTAVTRSKSKLILLGEYAAFDYAIQNEGDKRKTYLVQRFTPEGIDNNTVEGTDTTSQKAKDQPPSQEDLITTDKEYILTSENMLEIDPMIGLSQDDIASFF, encoded by the coding sequence ATGGAATACTATTTCTCTGGCACAATTGATCGTATCATTTTTGAAAATGCCAGCAATTTCTTTAAAATTCTTTTGCTGACTGTTGAAGACACAGATAGTGACATGGATGATTTTGAAATTATCGTAACTGGGACCATGGCCGATGTCATCGAAGGTGAGGATTATACTTTTTGGGGCGAGTTAACACAACACCCAAAATATGGTCAGCAAGTTAAATTAAACCGCTATGAGCGAGCTAAACCAACTGCATCAGGTCTTATTAAATATTTTTCTAGCGACCATTTTAAAGGGATTGGTAAAAAAACTGCCGAAAAAATTGTTTCCATCTATGGTGAACATACCATTGATAAAATCCTAGAAGACCCTAGTAAGTTAGACACAATCTCCGGATTTTCAAAAGCCAATCGTGATGCTTTTGTCACCAAATTAAAAGTCAATTATGGCACTGAACAAATTATTGCAGGACTTGTAGAATTAGGCATCTCAAACAACTTTGCCTTTCAAATTTTTGACTTGTATAAAGACGATTCTGTCGCCATGGTCAAAGAAAACCCTTACCGTTTGGTTGAGGATATCCAAGGAATTGGCTTTAAAATGGCTGATAGTTTAGCAGAAGAAATTGGAATTGCTAGCGATTCCCCAAAACGTTTTCGTGCTGCCCTCTTACACTGCCTATTGGAACAATCCATTAGTCAAGGTGATACCTATATTGAAGCAAGAGATCTCTTGGAATACGCCATTACCTTACTTGAAGATAGTCGTCAGATCGAATGCAATCCCGAAAGCGTTGCTAAAGAACTAAGCCAACTGATTGCTGATGGTAAGGTTCATAATGTTGCTACTCGAATTTTTGACGCCAGCCTTTATAAGGCAGAAGAAGGCATTAAAAAACACCTCACTCGTCTGATGGATCATCCTTTAGATAAAAGCATTGCTGAAACAGATATTGATACGCAAATCAAAAATATTGAAAAAAAACATCAGATTCAGTACGATTCGGTTCAAAAACAAGCTATCATCCAGGCATTGACCAGTAAAGTCTTCATTCTAACAGGGGGACCTGGAACTGGAAAAACAACTGTTATTAAAGGCATTTTAGAAGCCTATGCTAGCATCCATGAACTTGACTTACAAGGAAAAGACCTTCCGATTATACTAGCTGCTCCAACAGGGCGTGCTGCAAGACGCATGAATGAATTGACAGGGCTTCCTAGTGCTACCATTCACAGGCACTTAGGTCTCAATGGGGATAATGATTATCAGTCAATGGAAGATTTTCTTGATTGCAATCTTATCATCGTTGATGAATTTTCTATGGTCGACACCTGGTTGGCTAACCACTTATTGGGAGCCTTGTCATCTGATACCCAATTAATTATTGTTGGAGATAGTGACCAATTACCATCTGTTGGCCCCGGCCAGGTTTTAGCAGATTTATTGAAAATTTCTAGCATTCCTCAAATTGCTTTACAGAAAATTTTTCGTCAATCCGAGGATTCAACTATCGTTGACTTGGCCAACCAAATGCGCCAAGGTCTCCTACCACCTGATTTCAAAGCTAAAAAAGCTGACCGTTCCTATTTTGATGCCCTGCCCCAACACATCCCTTCCATGGTAACAAAGATTGTCAGCGCAGCTATCAACAGTGGCATTTCAGAGGATGAAATCCAAATTTTAGCTCCTATGTATAAGGGACAAGCTGGCATTACTAATCTCAACCAATTGATGCAAGACTTACTTAATCCTCTTGATGGGCAAAGCGAGTTTGCCTTTAATGACTTGAAATTCCGAAAAAATGACAAAGTCCTCCATCTGGTTAATGATACCCAACAAAATGTCTTTAATGGTGATATTGGTTACATCACCGATTTAATCCCTGCTAAATACACCGAATCTAAACAAGATGAAATTGTGATGGATTTCGAAGGTACTGAAGTCTCCTACCCTCGTAATGAATGGTTAAAAATCACCCTTGCTTATGCTATGAGCATTCATAAATCCCAAGGAAGTGAATTTCAAGTGGTCATTCTTCCCATCACACGTCAAAGTGGTCGTCTCTTGCAGCGAAACCTCATTTATACTGCTGTAACACGCTCAAAAAGTAAACTCATTCTTTTGGGAGAATATGCTGCTTTTGACTATGCCATCCAAAATGAAGGGGATAAGCGAAAAACCTATCTGGTTCAACGCTTTACACCAGAGGGGATTGACAATAACACTGTTGAGGGAACAGATACCACCTCACAAAAGGCAAAAGATCAGCCCCCTTCTCAAGAAGACCTCATAACAACAGATAAAGAATACATCCTAACCAGTGAGAATATGCTAGAGATTGATCCCATGATTGGTTTAAGTCAGGACGACATCGCATCATTTTTTTGA
- the mutY gene encoding A/G-specific adenine glycosylase, translating into MLDLETYGITMWDAKKIDDFRRTLLNWYDQEKRDLPWRRSNNPYHIWVSEIMLQQTQVQTVIPYYYRFLEWFPTVEALAHAKEDKLLKAWEGLGYYSRVRNMQKAAQQIMSEHNGIFPSSYQAISSLKGIGPYTAGAISSIAFNLPEPAVDGNVMRVMARLFEVNYDIGDPKNRKIFQAIMELLIDPIRPGDFNQALMDLGTDIESAKTPKPDQSPIKFFCAAYLNGTYDKYPIKEPKKKPRPIQIEAFVLHNSKGEFLLEKNNQGRLLGGFWSFPIMETDLVEQQLDLFDNSPQMLERVSKKAAFESHYQITPKWSEQIFPQVKHTFSHQKWTITLSEGVLDSFTPQTESEMAWVSPEDLDKYPMATPQKKMMETYLRTKKTLI; encoded by the coding sequence ATGTTAGATTTAGAAACTTACGGCATCACTATGTGGGACGCCAAAAAAATAGATGATTTTCGTCGAACACTACTCAACTGGTATGACCAAGAAAAGCGCGACCTCCCTTGGAGACGTAGCAATAACCCCTATCATATCTGGGTCTCAGAAATCATGCTCCAACAAACTCAAGTTCAAACTGTTATTCCTTATTACTATCGTTTTTTGGAATGGTTTCCAACTGTCGAAGCATTAGCTCATGCAAAAGAGGATAAGCTGCTTAAAGCATGGGAAGGACTAGGCTATTATTCCCGCGTTCGTAACATGCAAAAAGCTGCCCAACAAATCATGAGTGAGCATAATGGCATTTTCCCATCATCTTACCAAGCCATTTCCAGTCTAAAGGGAATTGGACCCTATACTGCTGGCGCTATTTCAAGTATTGCTTTTAATCTGCCAGAGCCTGCTGTTGATGGTAATGTCATGCGTGTTATGGCTCGCTTATTTGAAGTCAATTATGATATTGGCGACCCCAAGAATCGCAAGATTTTTCAAGCTATTATGGAATTGTTAATTGATCCCATAAGGCCAGGTGATTTCAACCAAGCACTGATGGATTTGGGCACCGATATCGAATCAGCAAAAACTCCAAAACCAGATCAATCACCAATTAAATTTTTCTGCGCAGCCTATTTAAATGGAACTTATGACAAATACCCCATTAAAGAACCTAAAAAGAAGCCACGCCCCATTCAAATTGAGGCTTTTGTCCTCCATAATAGCAAGGGAGAATTTTTACTTGAGAAAAATAATCAGGGGAGACTTTTAGGTGGATTTTGGTCTTTTCCAATCATGGAAACCGATCTTGTAGAACAGCAGCTAGACCTATTTGATAATTCCCCTCAAATGCTTGAAAGGGTATCAAAAAAGGCTGCATTTGAAAGTCATTACCAAATAACTCCCAAATGGAGTGAACAGATTTTTCCACAAGTCAAACATACCTTTAGCCATCAAAAATGGACCATTACTTTAAGTGAGGGTGTATTAGACAGTTTCACACCACAAACAGAAAGTGAAATGGCCTGGGTTTCTCCTGAAGATTTGGACAAATACCCTATGGCAACACCACAAAAGAAAATGATGGAAACTTATCTTAGAACCAAGAAGACCTTAATCTAG
- a CDS encoding endonuclease MutS2, whose translation MNNKILEQLEFTKVKEQFQIYLQTEQGKKELQDLEPSLKMEKIKDYFAEILEMEELFVEHHQFAIGQLRDITQSMKRLDLEADLNIQELLDIKKVLQVSAEISRFYADLEKVELRVLKNLFEKIEVFPSLQGSLQSINDGGFIESFASPELEKIRRQISDRENATRHLLQDVIKKQGDYLSEQLIASRNGRSVLPVKNTFRNKVAGVVHDISASGSTVYIEPRALVQLNEEITQLRADERHEMARVLKALSSMIRPYSRVLANNAWLIGHLDFVRAKYLYMKDKHATVPKIRQGKSLQLLNVRHPLLENPVPNDLHFKEDLAVIVITGPNTGGKTIMLKTLGLAQLMGQSGLPILADKGSSIAVFNGIFADIGDEQSIEQSLSTFSSHMTHIVAILNEADADSLVLFDELGAGTDPQEGASLAMAILEQLRLTNIKTMATTHYPELKAYGIETAFVENASMEFDTTSLKPTYRFMQGVPGRSNAFEIARRLGLAQHIVNQAQEMTTTDSDVNRIIEKLEAQTLDSRKRLEHIKDIEQDNVKFNRAVKKLYNEFSLAKDKEMEKASLEAKEIVDLALAESEEILSHLHEKAELKPHEIIEAKTKLKQLVPEVDLSKNKVLKQAKKARAARIGDDIVVTAYGQRGTLIAQVKGNKWEAQVGLIKMTLKEDEFTLTKVSEDTQKPKNQRHHVIKKVTKSSGPRARLDLRGKRYEEAMQELDAFIDQALVNNMSQVDIIHGIGTGVIRDAVTKYLRGHKHVKSFAYAPQNAGGSGCTIATLG comes from the coding sequence ATGAATAATAAGATTTTAGAACAGTTAGAATTTACTAAAGTCAAAGAACAATTCCAAATCTACTTGCAAACAGAACAAGGCAAGAAGGAATTGCAAGACTTAGAGCCATCTCTTAAGATGGAAAAAATCAAGGATTATTTTGCTGAAATTCTTGAGATGGAAGAGCTGTTTGTGGAGCATCATCAGTTTGCTATTGGGCAATTGCGAGACATCACACAGAGCATGAAACGTCTAGATTTAGAAGCTGACCTTAATATTCAGGAACTTCTAGATATCAAAAAAGTATTGCAGGTTTCAGCAGAAATCAGCCGTTTTTATGCGGATTTGGAGAAGGTAGAACTGCGCGTTTTAAAAAACCTTTTTGAAAAAATAGAGGTATTTCCAAGTTTACAAGGAAGTTTACAATCTATTAATGACGGTGGTTTTATTGAGAGTTTTGCAAGTCCAGAGTTGGAAAAAATACGTCGCCAAATTTCAGACAGAGAAAATGCTACTAGACATCTTTTACAAGATGTTATCAAAAAGCAAGGAGATTATCTGTCAGAGCAATTGATTGCTAGTCGTAATGGACGAAGTGTATTGCCTGTTAAGAATACCTTTAGAAACAAGGTGGCCGGTGTTGTTCATGATATTTCAGCATCTGGTAGTACGGTCTACATTGAACCTCGTGCCTTAGTTCAACTCAATGAAGAAATAACGCAACTTCGTGCTGATGAACGTCATGAAATGGCGCGTGTCTTAAAAGCATTGTCTAGCATGATTAGGCCTTATAGTCGTGTTTTAGCAAATAACGCTTGGCTTATAGGTCATTTAGATTTTGTTCGTGCCAAATACCTTTATATGAAAGATAAGCATGCAACAGTCCCAAAAATCCGACAAGGAAAATCCCTTCAACTGTTAAATGTAAGACATCCCCTACTTGAAAATCCTGTGCCAAATGATCTTCATTTTAAAGAAGATTTAGCCGTTATAGTCATCACTGGACCTAATACTGGTGGTAAAACGATTATGCTCAAAACTCTAGGTTTAGCACAATTGATGGGACAATCGGGGCTTCCTATATTAGCTGATAAAGGCTCAAGCATTGCAGTCTTTAATGGCATTTTTGCCGATATTGGTGATGAGCAATCAATTGAGCAGAGCCTTTCAACCTTTTCTAGCCATATGACTCACATCGTTGCGATTCTAAATGAAGCTGACGCAGATAGTTTAGTCCTCTTTGATGAACTTGGTGCTGGTACAGACCCACAAGAAGGGGCTAGCCTAGCTATGGCTATTTTAGAACAGCTGCGCTTAACCAATATTAAAACCATGGCAACAACCCACTACCCAGAACTCAAAGCCTATGGCATTGAGACAGCATTTGTGGAAAATGCCAGTATGGAATTTGATACGACTAGCCTCAAGCCGACTTATCGTTTTATGCAAGGTGTTCCTGGGCGTTCAAATGCCTTTGAAATAGCTCGCAGATTAGGCCTGGCTCAACATATTGTCAATCAGGCACAAGAAATGACGACTACAGACAGTGATGTCAACCGTATTATTGAAAAACTAGAAGCTCAAACCTTAGACAGCCGTAAACGTTTAGAACATATTAAAGACATTGAGCAAGATAATGTTAAATTCAACCGTGCAGTTAAGAAGCTTTACAATGAATTTTCACTGGCTAAAGACAAAGAAATGGAAAAAGCAAGCCTTGAAGCTAAGGAAATTGTTGATTTGGCCTTGGCTGAAAGTGAAGAAATCTTAAGTCACTTGCATGAAAAAGCCGAATTGAAACCTCATGAAATTATTGAAGCTAAGACCAAGTTGAAACAACTGGTTCCTGAAGTTGATCTTTCTAAGAATAAGGTGCTTAAACAAGCCAAAAAAGCAAGAGCAGCTCGTATTGGTGATGATATTGTGGTTACAGCTTATGGTCAACGTGGAACCTTGATTGCACAGGTTAAGGGCAATAAGTGGGAAGCTCAAGTTGGTTTGATTAAAATGACCCTAAAAGAAGATGAATTTACGTTGACTAAGGTCTCTGAGGACACTCAAAAACCTAAAAATCAAAGACATCATGTTATCAAAAAGGTAACTAAAAGCAGTGGACCAAGGGCGCGACTGGATTTACGTGGCAAACGTTATGAAGAAGCCATGCAAGAATTAGATGCCTTTATTGACCAGGCTCTGGTGAACAACATGAGTCAGGTAGACATTATCCACGGTATTGGAACAGGTGTTATTCGTGATGCAGTGACTAAGTATCTCCGTGGGCATAAACATGTTAAGAGCTTTGCCTATGCCCCGCAAAATGCCGGTGGGTCGGGCTGTACTATTGCTACCTTAGGTTAG
- a CDS encoding CvpA family protein → MLSILIFLLLLWHFYIGYNRGVLLQAFYFIGSLISLLIASRYYDNWAHKIALWIPYSNPAEGVSIYFFKDLNIFHLDHVYYAGIAFFAIFSLSYAIFRLIGVLVHFLPINYFDDWYYHLAGGLMAVCVTIIFLAMGVSILATVPMPMVQEQLHQHLITRLLIEHCPPITQLIKHFWVNKMI, encoded by the coding sequence ATGCTTTCTATTCTGATTTTCTTGCTTTTACTGTGGCATTTTTACATTGGTTATAATAGAGGGGTATTATTACAAGCTTTCTATTTTATTGGGAGTTTGATTTCCCTTTTGATAGCTAGTCGTTATTATGACAATTGGGCTCATAAGATTGCCTTGTGGATACCTTATTCTAATCCTGCTGAAGGGGTTTCCATCTACTTTTTTAAAGATTTGAATATCTTTCATTTAGACCATGTTTATTATGCAGGGATTGCTTTTTTTGCTATTTTTTCCCTTAGCTATGCAATCTTTCGTTTGATTGGTGTTTTAGTGCATTTTTTACCTATCAATTATTTTGATGACTGGTATTATCATCTTGCAGGGGGGCTTATGGCTGTCTGTGTTACAATTATTTTCTTGGCTATGGGAGTAAGCATTCTTGCGACAGTTCCAATGCCCATGGTTCAAGAACAATTGCACCAACACCTTATCACACGTCTTTTAATTGAACATTGCCCACCAATAACGCAATTAATTAAACATTTTTGGGTAAACAAAATGATTTAA
- the dinB gene encoding DNA polymerase IV — MLIFPLINDTSRKIIHIDMDAFFAAVEERDNPDLQGKPVVIAKDPRETGGRGVVSTCNYEARRFGIHSAMSSKEAYERCPHAVFISGNYSKYKEVGLEIRQIFKRYTDLVEPMSIDEAYLDVTENKLGIKSAMKIAKLIQHDIWQEVHLTCSAGVSYNKFLAKLASDYEKPHGLTLVLPEDAQNFLAALPIEKFHGVGKKSVETLNAMGVYKGADLLELSEMQLIDQFGRFGYDLYRKARGISLSPVKPDRIRKSIGSERTYTKLLYREEDVKVEIAKNARRVADIMVKNNKKGKIVILKVRYADFTTLTKRVGLTKLSRDYDLINQTAADIFDSLKENDTGIRLLGVTMTGLDQENFEVSLDI, encoded by the coding sequence ATGTTAATTTTTCCGCTTATTAATGATACATCGCGAAAAATCATTCACATCGATATGGATGCTTTTTTTGCTGCAGTGGAGGAGCGCGATAATCCTGATTTGCAAGGAAAGCCTGTTGTTATAGCAAAAGACCCTCGAGAAACGGGTGGACGTGGGGTTGTGTCAACCTGCAATTATGAAGCTAGACGTTTTGGGATTCATTCTGCTATGAGTTCTAAGGAAGCTTATGAACGCTGTCCACATGCTGTCTTTATCTCTGGAAATTATAGTAAGTATAAAGAGGTGGGACTAGAAATTCGTCAGATTTTCAAACGTTATACAGATTTGGTTGAGCCTATGTCCATCGATGAGGCTTACTTGGATGTCACTGAAAATAAGTTAGGCATTAAATCGGCAATGAAAATCGCAAAATTGATTCAACATGACATATGGCAGGAAGTTCACCTAACCTGCTCAGCGGGTGTTTCCTACAACAAGTTCCTAGCAAAATTAGCTAGTGATTATGAAAAACCACACGGTTTAACTCTTGTTTTACCAGAGGATGCACAGAATTTTTTGGCAGCCTTACCCATTGAAAAATTTCACGGTGTCGGTAAAAAGTCGGTTGAGACTCTTAATGCGATGGGTGTTTACAAAGGGGCAGATTTACTGGAACTAAGCGAAATGCAATTAATTGATCAGTTTGGTCGCTTTGGTTATGACCTTTACCGCAAAGCACGTGGGATTAGTCTATCACCTGTTAAACCAGACCGTATCCGAAAATCAATTGGCAGTGAAAGGACCTATACTAAACTTCTTTATAGAGAAGAAGATGTTAAAGTTGAAATTGCTAAAAATGCTCGGCGGGTTGCTGATATCATGGTTAAAAACAATAAAAAAGGCAAAATTGTTATTTTAAAAGTGCGTTATGCTGACTTTACAACCCTAACGAAAAGGGTTGGCCTTACGAAGCTTAGTCGAGATTATGACTTGATCAATCAAACAGCTGCTGATATTTTTGATAGTTTAAAGGAAAATGATACAGGCATTCGCCTGTTGGGAGTTACCATGACAGGGTTAGACCAAGAAAACTTTGAAGTATCACTTGATATCTAA
- the trxA gene encoding thioredoxin, with protein sequence MTQIVTDATFENETKEGLVLIDFWATWCGPCLMQAPILDQLSAELDEDELKIVKLDVDENPNTAQQFGIMSIPTLLFKKDGQVVKQVAGVHTKEQIKAIVAELS encoded by the coding sequence ATGACACAAATCGTAACAGATGCAACATTTGAAAATGAAACAAAAGAAGGCTTAGTCTTAATTGACTTTTGGGCAACTTGGTGTGGTCCATGTTTAATGCAGGCACCAATTTTAGACCAATTGTCTGCTGAACTTGACGAAGACGAGTTAAAAATTGTGAAACTTGATGTGGATGAAAATCCAAACACAGCCCAACAATTTGGCATTATGTCAATCCCGACCTTACTCTTCAAAAAAGATGGTCAAGTGGTCAAACAAGTAGCCGGTGTTCATACAAAAGAACAAATCAAAGCTATTGTAGCAGAGTTAAGCTAA
- the lepB gene encoding signal peptidase I, translating into MKQFFKEWGVFILFFTLFLLSRFFIWQPVKVDGHSMDPTLAHGERLIILQHTQINRFDIVVAKEDENGQSKEIVKRVVGMPGDEITYKNDALYINGKKTKEPYLKEYLAAFKEDKLEKTYSYNTLFQELAQNSNAFTTSIDGMTEFTTKIPNGEYFLLGDDRIVSRDSREVGTFKKEAIKGEVKLRFWPIPKCHLF; encoded by the coding sequence ATGAAACAGTTTTTCAAAGAATGGGGAGTATTCATTCTATTTTTCACCTTATTTCTTCTCTCTCGCTTTTTTATTTGGCAACCCGTAAAAGTAGATGGTCACTCTATGGATCCTACCTTGGCTCACGGAGAGCGCCTCATTATTCTCCAGCATACTCAAATCAACCGCTTTGACATTGTTGTCGCTAAAGAAGATGAAAATGGGCAAAGCAAAGAAATTGTCAAGCGCGTTGTTGGCATGCCCGGAGATGAAATCACCTATAAAAACGACGCCCTTTATATTAACGGTAAAAAAACAAAAGAACCTTACCTAAAAGAATACCTAGCAGCTTTTAAAGAAGATAAATTAGAAAAAACCTATTCTTACAATACCCTTTTCCAAGAATTGGCTCAAAATTCAAATGCCTTCACCACATCTATTGATGGCATGACAGAATTTACAACAAAAATCCCAAACGGTGAATATTTCCTTCTTGGTGATGACCGCATCGTTTCAAGAGACAGCCGTGAAGTAGGCACTTTCAAAAAAGAAGCCATCAAAGGTGAAGTAAAACTACGCTTTTGGCCAATTCCAAAATGTCATCTTTTTTAA